In a genomic window of Pedobacter sp. KBS0701:
- a CDS encoding VOC family protein, which produces MDIKNLDHFVLTVANLESTCRFYSLALGMEVIEFGENRKALKFGNQKINLHQYGAEFEPKAFKPMPGTADLCFITDLPLREVMQELKEKCIEIEEGPVERTGANGKIISVYLRDPDMNLIEVSNYL; this is translated from the coding sequence ATGGACATTAAAAATTTAGATCACTTTGTATTAACGGTTGCGAACTTAGAAAGTACCTGCAGGTTTTACAGTCTTGCCCTGGGAATGGAAGTTATTGAGTTTGGCGAAAACCGAAAGGCACTGAAGTTTGGCAATCAAAAAATCAATCTTCACCAATATGGGGCAGAATTTGAACCAAAAGCATTTAAACCGATGCCTGGTACAGCCGATTTATGTTTTATCACAGATCTTCCACTTCGTGAGGTGATGCAGGAACTGAAAGAAAAATGTATAGAGATTGAAGAGGGCCCTGTAGAACGGACGGGAGCAAATGGTAAGATTATTTCGGTTTATCTCCGCGATCCGGATATGAATTTAATTGAGGTGAGTAATTATTTGTAG
- a CDS encoding replication-associated recombination protein A — MQNLPPLAERMRPQNLDEYVGQQHLVGEGAVLRKAIESSQLPSMIFWGPPGVGKTTLAYIISQALDRPFFNLSAINSGVKDIREVIDRAAQLKDSFLGLPILFIDEIHRFSKSQQDSLLGAVERGLVTLIGATTENPSFEVISALLSRCQVYILKSLTEEELVGLLQIAIKKDAVLIEKKITIKEHEALIRLSGGDARKLLNVLEIAINGIGGSKIILTNENVLAHAQQNLALYDKAGEQHYDIISAFIKSIRGSDPNAAVYWLARMIEGGEDPLFIARRLLILSSEDIGNANPNALLLANNCFTAVNVIGYPEARIILSQCVTYLASSPKSNASYEAINKAQALVKQTGNLPVPLHIRNAPTKLMKNIGYGKDYQYSHGYEGNFSPQEYFPEELSGTKLYDPGKNAAEEKLREKLRQNWKDKYKY; from the coding sequence ATGCAAAACCTGCCTCCTTTAGCCGAACGTATGCGCCCTCAAAACCTTGATGAATATGTTGGTCAGCAGCATTTGGTAGGAGAGGGAGCGGTATTGCGCAAAGCGATTGAAAGCAGTCAGCTGCCATCTATGATTTTCTGGGGTCCTCCGGGAGTAGGAAAAACCACTTTGGCTTATATTATTTCGCAGGCATTAGACCGCCCGTTTTTTAACCTGAGTGCCATTAACAGCGGTGTGAAAGATATCCGGGAGGTAATTGACCGTGCTGCACAGCTAAAAGACAGCTTTCTGGGTTTGCCTATTTTGTTTATTGATGAGATCCACCGTTTTAGTAAATCGCAACAGGATAGTTTGTTAGGTGCTGTTGAACGTGGTTTGGTTACTTTAATAGGTGCCACAACCGAAAATCCATCGTTCGAGGTCATTTCCGCGTTGCTTTCCCGTTGTCAGGTTTATATTTTAAAATCACTCACAGAAGAAGAATTAGTCGGTTTGTTGCAAATAGCCATTAAAAAAGATGCTGTTCTAATTGAGAAAAAAATTACGATAAAAGAGCATGAGGCCTTAATCCGTTTATCTGGTGGCGATGCGCGGAAACTGTTAAACGTACTCGAAATTGCCATCAATGGCATTGGTGGCAGTAAAATTATACTGACGAATGAAAATGTACTGGCACATGCACAACAGAACCTTGCGCTTTATGATAAAGCCGGAGAACAACATTATGATATCATTTCGGCATTTATTAAATCAATCCGTGGGAGCGATCCTAATGCTGCGGTTTATTGGTTAGCCAGGATGATTGAAGGAGGAGAAGATCCCTTATTTATCGCCCGCAGGTTATTAATTTTATCTTCAGAAGACATCGGAAATGCCAATCCGAATGCACTGTTGCTGGCCAATAACTGTTTTACGGCAGTAAATGTTATCGGTTATCCGGAGGCACGGATTATATTGTCACAATGTGTAACCTATCTGGCCAGTTCGCCAAAAAGCAACGCCTCTTATGAGGCCATTAACAAAGCGCAGGCTTTGGTTAAACAGACCGGAAATCTGCCGGTGCCCTTACATATCCGCAATGCACCCACCAAACTGATGAAGAATATAGGTTATGGTAAAGATTATCAATATTCTCATGGATATGAAGGTAATTTCTCTCCACAGGAATATTTTCCAGAAGAATTAAGCGGTACGAAACTCTACGATCCAGGCAAAAATGCAGCAGAGGAGAAACTGCGCGAAAAGCTAAGGCAAAACTGGAAAGACAAATACAAATATTAG
- a CDS encoding DUF5687 family protein — MLSTFLSHQRKSFWRSRNRGSSIAGQIVLGFFMLYFFAIAVGVGFGMSHFLPKIFPNKEVISSFNGIILYYFAFDFIMRLQFQELPTLSIIPYLHLRISRSKIIRFLNVKALFSAFNLWPFFIFLPFCFIKILPEYGALVMLMYIVSIFSVMVFNNYLVLYIKRKSITNTLYTFFGLVVIAAFAALEYYKVISIMAGSDFVFRAIAAHPYYAFAFTLAAVAIFYLNSTFLRKNLYVEELSSKQEKKGSTDYAFLNRFGKVGELAALELKLILRHKRPRSAVILGFFFLFYGFIFYKEKAINTDAFGQMMFGAIFMTGISIIIYGQFMFAWQSAHFDGILANKINFKDYIKAKFLLFTIGCTIITVLASFYGFLSPKLLLLHLAAYFYNIGFGTVVVLYLATLNYKRLDITKAASFNYQGTGATQWLLMFPYALTPILMYVPFGILNKPYWGLAVVGIFGLAMLLLRGFWVDYIAKRLEKQRYKIAEGFRE, encoded by the coding sequence ATGCTGAGTACTTTTTTAAGCCATCAAAGAAAATCTTTCTGGCGTTCGCGGAACAGGGGCAGTAGTATTGCTGGCCAGATTGTTTTGGGTTTCTTTATGCTTTACTTTTTTGCCATTGCCGTTGGCGTAGGTTTTGGAATGTCGCATTTCCTGCCAAAAATTTTCCCAAACAAAGAAGTAATTTCCAGTTTTAACGGTATTATCCTTTATTATTTTGCATTCGATTTTATCATGCGTTTGCAGTTTCAGGAGTTGCCAACCTTAAGTATTATCCCTTATCTGCACTTAAGGATTTCGAGGAGTAAAATCATCAGGTTTTTAAATGTTAAAGCCCTTTTTTCAGCATTTAACCTTTGGCCATTTTTTATTTTTCTTCCTTTCTGTTTTATTAAGATTTTGCCTGAATATGGAGCACTGGTTATGCTGATGTATATCGTTTCGATATTCTCGGTGATGGTTTTCAATAATTATCTGGTGCTGTACATTAAGCGGAAATCGATCACCAATACCCTTTATACCTTTTTCGGGCTGGTTGTAATTGCAGCATTTGCCGCATTGGAATATTATAAGGTAATTTCTATCATGGCAGGTTCCGATTTTGTGTTTCGTGCCATTGCTGCGCATCCTTATTATGCCTTTGCATTTACCCTGGCAGCTGTAGCTATATTTTACCTTAACTCTACTTTCCTCCGTAAAAACTTATATGTAGAAGAGTTGAGCAGCAAACAAGAGAAAAAGGGCAGTACCGACTATGCTTTCCTTAACCGATTTGGCAAGGTTGGCGAACTGGCCGCTTTAGAGTTGAAATTAATCTTGCGTCATAAACGCCCTCGCTCAGCGGTGATTCTGGGTTTCTTTTTCCTTTTTTATGGATTTATTTTTTACAAGGAAAAAGCAATCAATACCGATGCTTTTGGTCAGATGATGTTCGGTGCCATTTTTATGACGGGTATTTCCATTATTATTTATGGTCAGTTTATGTTTGCCTGGCAAAGTGCCCATTTTGATGGTATATTGGCAAACAAAATCAATTTTAAAGATTACATCAAGGCTAAGTTTTTGCTTTTTACCATTGGTTGTACCATTATTACCGTATTGGCCAGTTTTTATGGGTTTTTAAGTCCGAAATTACTGCTCCTGCATTTAGCTGCTTATTTCTATAACATTGGTTTTGGAACTGTTGTAGTGCTTTACCTTGCTACCTTAAACTATAAACGCCTTGATATCACCAAAGCCGCAAGCTTTAATTACCAGGGAACTGGTGCTACCCAATGGCTTTTAATGTTCCCTTATGCACTTACACCCATTTTAATGTATGTGCCATTTGGCATATTAAATAAACCTTACTGGGGATTGGCCGTAGTGGGCATATTCGGTTTAGCCATGCTGCTGTTAAGGGGCTTCTGGGTAGACTATATTGCGAAACGACTTGAAAAACAACGATATAAAATAGCCGAAGGCTTTAGAGAATAA
- a CDS encoding ABC transporter ATP-binding protein: protein MILEVKKLQKVYGDKTVVNIEDLQIAAGETVGLVGNNGAGKTTFFRMLLDLIRPTTGEVLSKGRNVMQNDTWKDYTASFLDEGFLIDYLTPEEYFIFIGGLHNLSVADVSAYLNQYGEFFNSEILNSGKYIRDFSKGNQVKVGIAAALMQKPEILILDEPFANLDPTTQIRLKNLLKAQAGNMTTFISSHDLNHVTDVCSRIVLVEKGQVIKDFKTDENTLKELESYFSA from the coding sequence ATGATTTTAGAAGTTAAGAAATTACAAAAAGTTTATGGCGATAAAACCGTTGTAAACATCGAAGATCTACAGATTGCTGCCGGAGAAACCGTAGGTTTAGTAGGAAATAACGGTGCAGGTAAAACTACTTTCTTCAGGATGCTTTTAGACCTGATCCGCCCAACCACGGGCGAGGTTTTATCGAAAGGCCGGAATGTAATGCAGAACGATACCTGGAAAGATTATACCGCATCATTTTTAGATGAAGGTTTCCTGATCGATTATTTAACGCCTGAAGAGTATTTTATTTTTATTGGCGGTTTACATAACCTTAGTGTTGCCGATGTTTCTGCATACCTTAACCAATACGGCGAGTTTTTTAATAGCGAAATCCTCAATAGTGGTAAATACATCCGCGATTTTAGCAAGGGAAACCAGGTTAAAGTGGGCATTGCTGCCGCTTTGATGCAAAAGCCAGAGATCTTAATTTTGGATGAACCTTTTGCCAACCTCGATCCCACTACCCAGATCCGTTTAAAGAATTTGTTAAAAGCGCAGGCAGGCAATATGACTACTTTTATTTCCAGTCACGATTTAAACCACGTTACCGATGTTTGCAGCAGGATTGTGCTGGTAGAAAAAGGGCAAGTAATCAAAGATTTTAAAACAGATGAAAATACTTTGAAAGAGCTGGAGAGTTACTTCTCTGCTTAG